GGAGTGGCTACATTCTCTGGAAGAGACTGGGTTCTGCGGACAGCGCAATCCTGCACCGCCAGGTCATCTCTCTGCTGGTCAGTATCCTCGTCATCACGGCAACCACTCTGGCAGGTGTCTTCTTGCAGGGCCGGGGTCTGTACGTAGGCCCAGCCGGACACATTATCGTTGCCTTCCTCTTCAGTTATGCCCTGACCGAGCACAAACAGGTTGAGATTCGACCCTTGATACGGCGCGGGGTGGCATGGATAAGCCTGGGTATCATCGGTGCCACCTCCTACTGGGTCCTGTTCCTGACGTCTAATGCCCTGTTTGAATTCGAGATTAACCACGGTGTAATGCTGCTGGCAACCATCATCGCCATCATCGTGTCTGTCATAGTCTACAACCTGCGTTACTTACTTCCGGCCATAACTCACAGGACGTTCCGCAGACCACACCCCGACTATTTTCAGAAACTGAATGATTCCACAGACAGGATAGATGGCAAGGTTAGCCTGAGACAGCAGGGCAATGAGATGCTATCACTGGTCACGGAAGCAATCGATTGCCAGAAAGCAGCCCTGCTATTGCTCGACCTCGATGAGACGGAGTTTATCACCTTCTCTACCGAGCCCAAGGACGCGGGTGGCAATCTCTCCGGGTTGAGGCTCGGAAGCCGTACCCCCCTCATAGAATCCCTGAGCAGGGAACACAAGGTACTCACCAGGGAGAATCTGGCAAGCATCCCTGACGTACGCACCGCATGGAAGCAAGAAATGGACGAGATTGAACTTCTCGTGCCCCTGCTGAGCCGCGACAACCTCACCGGTATCATGGTACTCGGCAAGAAGAAATCTGGACAGTACACCATCGAAGATACCATGCTGCTGGAATACCTTGCCGGGCGCATGGCGGTGGTAATGGAGAACGGGTTCTTCCGCGAGCAACTCAGGCAGTACGAAGAGGAGCTATCTGTGATGAACCGCGCCAGCGTAATCATAACCTCCAGCCTGGACGTTGAGAGCATCTTTGTTAGCCTGCTAGCTGAGCTCAAGAAGATAATTGACATCTCCTGGGCAACGGTCTCTCTTATCGATGAGCGCGAGACCTATTTCCTGGCGGTTCACTCCAACTTCCGCTCTACATGGAAGACAGATGACCGCCAGCCTATTGAAGGTACCCCGGCAGAATGGCTGGCGACTCACAAAGAGACAGTACTTGAGCCTGATATCCAAGCAGAGAGCCGATTTGCCACGGACAGACACCTCCTGCGGCAGGGGTTCCGCTCAGTTGCCCATATCCCACTGGCAACCGGGGATGGGATTATCGGCAGCCTGGACCTGGCCAGCCGGTATCCGGACGCCTTCAACTCCAGACAGATTAACATTCTTGAGCGGATAGCCTCCCAGATTGCCTCACAGATTAAAAACTCCCGTCTCTACAGTGAGGCAGTACGTATGACACGTATCGACGACCTGACCGGACTGTACAACCGGCGTGCCATGGATGAAATGATAGCCAGGGAGGTTGACTATTGCTCCCGCTACGACGCTCTCTTCTCTCTGATAATCCTTGATATTGATTCCCTGAAATTAATCAATGACAACTACGGGCACCTCGTCGGCGACGAATTCCTGAGACAGGTCGGCAGTACCCTGAGAAACGCCATAAGGAGCACAGACCAGGCTTT
The nucleotide sequence above comes from Dehalococcoidales bacterium. Encoded proteins:
- a CDS encoding diguanylate cyclase is translated as MGSYTFFALVATLAYVPLLVTSFSIRPWQNRQKHFTWFLVAAILYGLSEVLHSTGILQQYDAPAGALSIILSLWAAVQFYCFVASVFPPARRAWLPLAYTSLATTVVLAVLAQAGTESILSLWYQRGITLMTLPIMVLLLRSGYILWKRLGSADSAILHRQVISLLVSILVITATTLAGVFLQGRGLYVGPAGHIIVAFLFSYALTEHKQVEIRPLIRRGVAWISLGIIGATSYWVLFLTSNALFEFEINHGVMLLATIIAIIVSVIVYNLRYLLPAITHRTFRRPHPDYFQKLNDSTDRIDGKVSLRQQGNEMLSLVTEAIDCQKAALLLLDLDETEFITFSTEPKDAGGNLSGLRLGSRTPLIESLSREHKVLTRENLASIPDVRTAWKQEMDEIELLVPLLSRDNLTGIMVLGKKKSGQYTIEDTMLLEYLAGRMAVVMENGFFREQLRQYEEELSVMNRASVIITSSLDVESIFVSLLAELKKIIDISWATVSLIDERETYFLAVHSNFRSTWKTDDRQPIEGTPAEWLATHKETVLEPDIQAESRFATDRHLLRQGFRSVAHIPLATGDGIIGSLDLASRYPDAFNSRQINILERIASQIASQIKNSRLYSEAVRMTRIDDLTGLYNRRAMDEMIAREVDYCSRYDALFSLIILDIDSLKLINDNYGHLVGDEFLRQVGSTLRNAIRSTDQAFRYGGDEFAIILPQTPANTAVEVAERVRRQLAANLTEMDMSTTASLGVAGWPSDEPTVEALMAAADAALYRAKKQGGNRSCLAAEPVRVIR